The sequence below is a genomic window from Eriocheir sinensis breed Jianghai 21 unplaced genomic scaffold, ASM2467909v1 Scaffold649, whole genome shotgun sequence.
ATGGGGATGTATTAGGGAAGCAAGATAATTTTAACTCAACATAATTCTAATCTAAGGCTTCCTAAGCTGTGTATTCTGTATGATAACCTGGTCTTGAATCTTACGTATCAGCAAGGATGTTCATATTATTCAGTTAACCAGACATTCACAGTTACAACATTGATCACCGTGTGTGCCTCCCCATATAATCAGTTTCCTCCCACCTGTGAATACTTCAGTATTATATGAACTTAAGCCAACATCAATACCACTTTAATGGTAAGTAAGCCCTGCATCATGAAGTATATTAAGAAGGTAAATAATATCTGCTGTATTTATGCACATTCTATAACTTTTTTGTAACGTTAAATCTAACTTCCTTTCTACCTCatatttatcattttattattctAATCATGGGTGATGACATATGTTTGCGGTGTTAGAAATAGCAGTTTTTTGTTTGTGCATTGCAGGTACAGTGATGGCTTCTAATAAGAAACGCAACTATGATGACAACTACCTGGATTTTGGATTTACAAGCATCACTGATAAAGGTGTAGTGAAGCCTCAGTGTGTGATTTGTCACAAAATACTCACAGCTGAATCACTAAGGCCCAGTAAGCTTAGATTACATCTGGAAACCAAGCATCCTCAACATGTTGGCAAAGATCGTTCCTTCTTTAGTCGACAAGAATTGAACATGAAGAGACAGCGACTTGATGCCAGTGGTTCCTTTCATCAACAAAATGCTGCCGTAGTGGAGGCATCATTTCTTGTAGCCCTTGaaatagcaaagaaaaagaagCCTCACACAATTGGGGAGGAATTAATTTTGCCATGTGCCAAAACAATGGTAAAGCTTGTTTTGGGTGAGAAAAGTGCTGAAAAGCTGAATGCTATTTCACTCTCAAATAATACAGTGCAACGCCGAATCTCCCAAATATCTGATGACATCAGAGAGCAGGTGATACAGGAAATCAAAAGAGCTGGATTATTCAGTATTCAACTCGATGAGTCCACTGACGTCCAGTCCTGCTCACAACTCCTGGCTTTTGTAAGGTATGTTCATGATGAGGATCTGAAGGAGGAATTCTTGTTTTGTGAGCCTCTTGAACAATCTACAAAAGGTGAAGATGTAATGCAGAAACTTACAGAATTCTTTGAATCTGAAGGTCTTGACTGGGGCAATCTTTGTGGGATATGCACAGACGGGGCTCCAGCCATGTTGGGTTCTCAGTCAGGTTTTGTTACAAGAGTTATACAAAAAGCACCAAATGCTATCCCTCTTCACTGCATGATCCACAGGCAAGCTCTTGCATCAAAAACGCTACCCTCAGAATTACAGGACACTCTGAATACAATTATAAAGACAGTTAACTTTGTAAAAGGTAGTGCTCTTAACACACGCCTTTTCAAGAGACTCTGCCAAGATATGGATGCAGCTCATGAGACCCTCCTATTTCATACAGCAGTTCGCTGGCTATCAAAAGGAAATGTAGTTCAACGTGTATTTGAGCTCAGAGAATCTCTGAGATCAGCCTCTTTCTCAGAATACAGAACAAGCAAGATTTGCTGTCAGCATGGTCTGCAGATAGCTTCGAAATACGGCTAGCCTATCTTGTTGACATATTTAGACAGTTGAACACACTGAACCTGGAACTCCAAGGGAAAGGAAGCTTGATAATCGATTTTGTGGACAAAATCAAAGCTTTCATTCGTAAGATGGAGAATTGGAGGCGCAAAGTTGGAATGGGAAACTTGGCAATGCTGGAGACAGTGTCAGAAATTGTAGAGAAGTGTGATGCTGCTACGCAGAACTTGATTACCCAACATCTTGAGGCCTTGGAAGGGGAGTTTAAAAGATACTTCCCAGATATCCAAAGCCTAACTTCTCGGCTAGTAAGGGCCCCCTTCACTGCTGCAGTGACATGCATTcctgatgacaatgatgatggccAAACTGAGCTGTTGACACTTCAGGAGGATTCAGGAGCTAAGATGAAGTTTGAAACTGAATCTCTCACAGTATTTTGGTCATCAATGGCAGCTTCATACCCAAACTTATGTGACTTAGCTTTTCGCCACCTCCTACCATTTTCATCAACTTATTCCTGCGAGGCTGCATTCTCTCAACTACTCCACATTAAAACGAAATATCGCAACAGACTTGAAGTGAAGCATGACCTACGGTGTGCTTTAAGTGAAACAAAACCAAGAATCAAGAAGCTTGTTGATAATCTGCAACATCACCCTTCACACTGAGTGGAATGGGGATTCAAAAGTGAAGGAAACATGAACGTGGCATGAACGTTCAGAAGCAAATGGTCTGGGAGGAGGTGGGTGTGTGGCCACTGAAGGCCATGGTTGTGGCAGTTAATTATGACTCCCTATGATAGCATTTCATTTCAGAATTACAAAGTTATCAGATTTGTAAGATTCAAAGATCAGATCACATTGCGTGGGATTAATACACTTTTTCAATCCAGTGgaatttctttgtttcttattttttttgcttattgCTGAAACAGCTTTTCACAATAATGCAATTTTTTATTACTCTATGGATTTTTTATGTGCATTATATTACTTCTTGGGTACCATTTCAATAATTGTATGTGATTCAGCAGAGGCAAAATAAATTTCTTTATTAATacttaacaaaagaaaaaataacatggaATCAATAAAATTACAGGATTTGGTAGTGTTATTTATATGGACCTAACGAGTGTAGGACTGTAGACAGTCACTGTAGTCACGGGTCATGGTCGGTGGGGGGCCATGGACAAGGATCATGTATGAAAAGTGAGTAACAACcagaaaaagtttgggaaccactgctctagttcatctaactttttttttgttgctctagttcatctcgtttcttttgttgctctagttcctctaacttttttttttgttgtgcttgttcctctaacttttgacgctcttgttcctctaacttttgacgctcttgttcctctaatttttgacgctctaactcttgtctctcttgtctctcttgttgtgcttgttcctctaacttttgacgctctaactcttgtctcttttgtctctcttgttgtgcttgttcctctaacttttgttgctcttgttcctcAAACTTTTGTAAGAAATTCTGAGTTAAGTAACACatgtatgtaaatagggtttagctaaagtagggtccaatattttaaatatatttttcgaaacgtttttaaagtgttatataataaatgtgtttgaacaaagttaaacggaaaagaaacttgcacatagtttgtgcaagaaactggggtcaggatatgcaaagagtttgtcacaggcaggatctacacacagtttaaccggagaagaaactggggtcaggatttgcacagagtttgtcaggtgggttcaagatttgcacagtttaactagtccctgttaaatttgtttcataacacacatgtatataattatgatattttAGTTAATAAAAAGTATATTGTTGTTCTGCATCTCAATTCTTCTTCAACTATATCTAGACAATACTGACAGCAAGGAATAATGGTGACTTAAGATCTTCATCAAAGTTTGTAGAAATAAGTCAGTATCGTGCACAGAAACACATTCGAGTATAGACGACATTTACGCTATCACGTTCTTAACCTTCTAAGAAGGCtccgggtgaatatgtgttttagtcttgaagcgacattcagatcaattgtaaattatgcattacatgtagcgtgtccacactgagatctttcaaatcaactgcaagaactaaaagttaattcgaactacaactacaagtcacggacacactttgacatttaatttacttaattggagtgttaacgaatcggaagcttcgaaagacacaAAGACTTTTCTGAAGAGTAGATGTCGCTGCAGCAACTATTAATGGTTTTGGATCTTAGAGACGTgtgttcctttctctgttttcaaaACAACCACCCTCAACTTCCTCGATACCGATGTTTTCAATTTTCCCTTCGCCATTACAGTACATGTGAACACTTCATGTAGAACAATGATAAATACATTTTGGTGTGAACAAGAACATCGGtttaaatgttttattttttgtagaGTCAATATCATCCGAACTGTCACCAGGAGTAAAATAGCTGTTGGTGACTTTCCTTTCCAATAACAGTCTATTTTTCTACCGTCGTGGGTTTGATCTCCGacatcattttcttcaacactcgtatgactcttaccgataaaccattgggagtgtttcccataatcgtcaaaacaatgtttttttggaattctagcagggacagaaatttgttgtcgtcataattgatatccatcaaagatagagccacgttctgtaataactgttggtcttcaacacaggctgatgatttgacttcagcgattctccgaatgaatttaccgtaggaaccgatcatgtaagatatgttgtttaatttcttttcaatgtacgttgtaatgccttggctattaagtataaaattatctaggcgaattagtttgtcttgccactcgcccaagattttgttagttcttatcttggttttaacgagacgtctggtgaaaatcagcggtgtaaaattggtttggttgtcgtttctcagttttccgtttgacttgatatcaaaccatgagaatatggaaggtggatgagtatggttaaacaacagacccatgttagtattgtttatcatcggtttaacttctacattaattgtatctcgtgagagtttactaatgtgaatgtaaccttccgagagtcgtatatct
It includes:
- the LOC126993641 gene encoding protein ZBED8-like translates to MFAVLEIAVFCLCIAGTVMASNKKRNYDDNYLDFGFTSITDKGVVKPQCVICHKILTAESLRPSKLRLHLETKHPQHVGKDRSFFSRQELNMKRQRLDASGSFHQQNAAVVEASFLVALEIAKKKKPHTIGEELILPCAKTMVKLVLGEKSAEKLNAISLSNNTVQRRISQISDDIREQVIQEIKRAGLFSIQLDESTDVQSCSQLLAFVRYVHDEDLKEEFLFCEPLEQSTKGEDVMQKLTEFFESEGLDWGNLCGICTDGAPAMLGSQSGFVTRVIQKAPNAIPLHCMIHRQALASKTLPSELQDTLNTIIKTVNFVKGSALNTRLFKRLCQDMDAAHETLLFHTAVRWLSKGNVVQRVFELRESLRSASFSEYRTSKICCQHGLQIASKYG